In Xiphophorus hellerii strain 12219 chromosome 13, Xiphophorus_hellerii-4.1, whole genome shotgun sequence, the following proteins share a genomic window:
- the prrc2a gene encoding protein PRRC2A isoform X1 gives MSERSGQTAKGKEGKTKYASLNLFDTYKGKSLEAQKPVVPPRHGLQSLGKVASARRMPPPANLPSLKAENKGNDPNVSLVPKDGTGWASKQEPADPKSTDALSAPQPESQQPVASQIAAPTRPRTPPISEALAPPSTQAVGARSWAQASVTHGTQGDGGKGSNLPSPFSREEFPTLQSAGDQDKAGREPATADQWYGPGPSLRPQNVTSWRDGGGRALAPTLPGEGAAEGGTGGALVMDGAAGVPHPNPQIQGPPRNPPAGSPALPLPQPPVGPGFPPFRGIMPPFMYPPYLPFPGPYGPQGPYRYPPPGEGPPPRFSRGQGPDSRAQGGPRDSGEMVKRPSILKQDDLKELDELDHDGDDGWAGANEEIDYSAKLKFSDDEAEEEGDEDKRESKNDSRYVNNEQQRSQDAPAANSHSRASDSGGESRHTPPSNADGAPQPPSSKPGWAEEGSSGWGNQGAPSSYQGRRPGLGGPREQPSPPPGPLLGPGPYSFYRQDRPHGQGSLLGPGKPAAAAAQLQPASAGPAASSQPGLLVHGSQGDDEDETWRQRRQQSSSEISAAVERARRRREEEERRMEEERRAACAEKLKRLDEKQQQQQQQGSGPAAAAGSSKTPGLDGNSTAATAGSPSPSISASSPNISQPASPCMDPEEPPVLAAQSGSGSGASDRRRASSNSSYDSTADVQQCPQPAVSQPQQPTLDVPPSVESKEESAGSPHVRAGSGSERGVEPVKMESSGVGVGRQAGGLPGQGYSKYQKSLPPRFQRQQQEQLLKQQQQWQQQQQHSQASQSQLSPQPQAPQGPSPGSTPQPGPGPKQGGPLYQPGSMVRPPPLPMNFDPRWIMMPYMDPRVMQGRPPPMEYYSAGMHPSGKNNFTIAGLIGRERSDSGGSGSEPFDRQQQHPGHPHRGTPPIDPKLAWGPEVFPGGADNRGLTSPLRQKQEEEDVGKGPRSDTPPHRLRDGGLGPVQQPSSSSGTSSQTPPPPVGVQVGSQGGTHHPHHYIGGRGNYSNFPDQGARMPPHPQQRQGERGNQPHGFTHPDDGPSRGPQQVQIWGAPHSHYDRNGRADLPTMEGSAHLPHHHSHHHQQPQFPLNPHKVENSRDRGGEAPAKKTDSSPPLHQPSLSSSCSSSSSSAREDGKAAQHHSPPLREGEAVVGERGSNSHMKPDKPGPTFLAHSNQNPLQHGGHNQTQQHPHSKSNQRGGREHKTETQWGPRPGSNSMGGGSSHGRRGNNAGGGRGEDPSSTPSDHKPSNQTGGSNPNKRAGPIKKPLLKEIKREGVEVDGGDKQGKEKEQDGGQPASMKQDASSMPQNASTATKEEQNHTAKARSGGKERASGGGGGSGRGSKEVDSLSSGFPSRRDRDRSFERGGMPAKGGRPSRGRGGEFYRGGRGYRGTYTASAGPAGGGRGRMGARSGRDYRSSTGGGHHQEAKGDGSGVRHGQDRSQHNPARARNRSETRSEGSEYEEIPKRRRERGSETGSESGGSDLGHSDKEEHQKPNSKNCSGNAGATGNVSSVAPRVSQARVFTPRGVPSRRGRGGGGGGGNMYRGSGTIGGPVGGHRVGPGSGSYAGSSKSATSGRKQQGPPLTSGPKDLGRGGGAGEKKDKVVDGGQNQGVNPPPPSLPATTPPAVASAENGGVIIQQAATNPAPNSNAPPHPANRGHPPGGFDRPPRRRRHGRSQHQQDKPPRFRRLKERENAARINGGVGVIGGGRPSSPSLNSVQDSNGGPAVAPVAGNAPNHGSTLSTNNNNNSGGQPNNTNNHHHYNQSNAAPAHAQHHHNHGAKSPDFTNQNSDQANEEWETASESSDFTEFRDRDAGGGKSYVSHHHHHPGRGGGGGLVDRDMAGKEPSANKRSFSSQRPGMERQNRRVSAGGGGGRGPRGPPGGGGSGAPANGGGNRGEKRGNWPSPKNRK, from the exons ATGTCAGAGCGCTCTGGGCAAACTGCAAAGGGGAAGGAAGGCAAAACCAAGTATGCGTCTCTCAACTTGTTTGATACATACAAAGGAAAGAGCCTTGAAGCACAAAAGCCTGTTG TTCCCCCCCGCCATGGCCTGCAGTCTCTTGGTAAAGTTGCCTCCGCGCGGCGCATGCCACCACCTGCCAACCTGCCCAGTCTGAAGGCGGAGAACAAAGGCAACGACCCCAACGTCTCGCTCGTTCCCAAAGACGGCACAGGATGGGCAAGCAAACAGGAACCAGCAGACCCAAAGAG TACCGATGCATTGTCAGCACCGCAGCCGGAATCGCAGCAGCCTGTGGCTTCACAGATAGCTGCACCGACCCGCCCGAGAACCCCACCAATTTCAGAG GCTCTGGCCCCACCTTCAACACAGGCCGTAGGGGCAAGGTCGTGGGCACAGGCCAGCGTTACACATGGAACACAAGGGGATG GTGGAAAGGGATCAAACCTACCGTCGCCGTTCTCTCGCGAGGAATTTCCCACCCTGCAGTCGGCTGGCGACCAGGACAAAGCTGGCAGAGAACCGGCCACTGCAGATCAGTGGTATGGGCCCGGACCAAGCCTCCGCCCCCAGA ACGTTACAAGTTGGCGGGACGGTGGGGGCCGAGCCTTGGCGCCCACCCTGCCTGGGGAGGGGGCAGCGGAGGGGGGCACAGGTGGAGCGCTGGTGATGGATGGGGCAGCTGGGGTCCCCCATCCAAACCCCCAGATCCAAGGGCCACCTAGGAATCCCCCTGCAGGCAGCCCCGCCTTGCCCCTGCCCCAGCCCCCCGTGGGGCCCGGGTTTCCTCCATTTCGAGGGATCATGCCACCCTTC aTGTATCCCCCCTATCTCCCGTTCCCGGGCCCCTATGGCCCTCAGGGGCCCTACAGGTACCCGCCACCTGGGGAGGGGCCACCTCCAAG GTTCTCTCGTGGACAGGGGCCTGACAGCAGGGCCCAGGGCGGCCCTCGGGATTCAGGGGAAATGGTGAAACGCCCCTCCATCTTGAAGCAGGACGACCTGAAGGAGCTGGATGAGCTGGATCACGACGGAGACGATGGCTGGGCAG GGGCGAATGAGGAGATTGATTACTCCGCCAAGCTGAAATTCAGTGACGATGAAGCTGAAGAAGAGGGAGACGAAGACAAAAGGGAGAGCAAGAATGACTCGCGGTACGTGAACAA TGAGCAGCAGAGGTCCCAGGACGCTCCCGCTGCAAACTCTCACTCCCGAGCCTCGGACAGCGGCGGGGAAAGTCGCCACACGCCTCCCTCGAACGCTGACGGAGCCCCACAGCCCCCCTCCAGCAAGCCAGGATGGGCCGAGGAGGGAAGCAGCGGCTGGGGAAACCAGGGGGCGCCTTCCAGCTATCAG GGGCGCAGGCCTGGATTGGGTGGCCCCCGGGAGCAGCCCTCCCCCCCACCTGGGCCGCTCCTCGGACCAGGGCCCTACTCCTTTTATCGACAG GACCGGCCGCACGGTCAGGGTTCGCTCCTCGGCCCGGGAAAACCCGCCGCTGCCGCCGCCCAGCTCCAGCCAGCATCAGCGGGTCCGGCCGCCTCCTCTCAGCCCGGCCTGCTGGTCCACGGCTCCCAGGGAGATGACGAAGACGAGACCTGGCGTCAGCGCCGGCAGCAGTCCTCCTCTGAGATCTCTGCGGCCGTTGAGCGAGCCCGTCGCCGACGCGAGGAGGAGGAACGCAGGATGGAGGAGGAGCGACGGGCCGCCTGCGCCGAGAAGCTGAAGAGGCTCGacgagaagcagcagcagcagcagcagcagggcagCGGCCCGGCAGCCGCCGCCGGCAGCAGCAAGACCCCCGGCCTCGACGGGAACTCTACCGCTGCTACGGCCGGCAGCCCCAGTCCGTCGATTTCAGCGTCCTCCCCGAATATCAGCCAGCCGGCCTCCCCCTGCATGGACCCCGAAGAGCCTCCGGTGCTGGCAGCCCAGTCCGGGTCCGGCTCTGGAGCGAGCGACCGCCGGCGAgccagcagcaacagcagctacGACTCCACTGCAG ATGTCCAGCAGTGTCCCCAGCCAGCTGTGTCCCAGCCACAGCAGCCCACTCTGGATGTCCCTCCGTCAGTGGAGAGTAAGGAAGAGTCCGCAGGCAGTCCTCACGTCCGTGCAGGAAGTGGCAGTGAAAGAGGCGTTGAGCCGGTGAAGATGGAGAGTTCTGGTGTAGGAGTGGGCCGTCAAGCCGGCGGTCTTCCTGGCCAGGGTTACTCCAAGTACCAGAAGTCTCTACCGCCTCGCTTTCAGAGGCAGCAGCAG GAGCAGCttctgaagcagcagcagcagtggcagcagcagcagcagcacagtcaGGCTTCCCAGAGTCAGCTGTCCCCCCAGCCCCAGGCGCCTCAGGGTCCGTCCCCAGGCTCCACCCCCCAGCCGGGCCCTGGGCCAAAGCAGGGCGGACCCCTCTATCAGCCAGGCAGCATGGTGCGACCTCCACCTCTGCCCATGAATTTTGATCCTCGCTGGATTATGATGCCCTACATGGACCCTCGCGTGATGCAAGGTCGCCCTCCTCCCATGGAATATTATTCAGCTGGCATGCACCCGTCTG gaaaaaataatttcactatTGCAGGGCTTATTGGTCGTGAGCGATCCGATTCAGGCGGCTCTGGTTCAGAACCTTTCgacaggcagcagcagcatcctggCCACCCTCACCGTGGGACCCCCCCTATAGACCCAAAGCTGGCCTGGGGGCcggaggtgttccctggaggagCGGATAACCGCGGCCTGACGTCTCCGTTGAGAcagaagcaggaggaggaggatgtggGGAAAGGGCCCAG AAGTGACACTCCTCCACACCGCCTGCGCGACGGAGGACTGGGACCAGTTCAGCAGCCCAGCTCATCATCTGGGACCTCCAGTCaaactcctcctcctcccgttGGTGTGCAAGTTGGCAGCCAGGGAGGCACACACCACCCTCATCACTACATCGGAGGGCGGGGCAACTACAGCAACTTCCCCGACCAGGGTGCAAGGATGCCTCCCCACCCGCAGCAGAGGCAGGGCGAAAGAGGCAACCAGCCCCACGGCTTCACCCATCCAGATGACGGGCCTTCTCGAGGGCCTCAGCAGGTGCAGATATGGGGAGCCCCACATTCTCATTACGACCGTAACGGCCGTGCAGACCTCCCCACCATGGAGGGCAGCGCTCATCTTCCCCACCACCACAGCCACCACCATCAACAGCCTCAGTTCCCCCTTAACCCCCACAAAGTAGAAAACAGTCGTGACAGGGGTGGCGAGGCTCCCGCCAAGAAGACGGATTCTTCTCCACCTCTTCACCAGCCATCCCTGTCATCCTcatgctcctcttcctcctcctctgccagGGAGGATGGGAAGGCGGCCCAGCATCACTCGCCACCTCTGAGGGAGGGTGAGGCTGTTGTAGGCGAGAGAGGCAGCAACAGTCACATGAAACCAGACAAACCAGGCCCCACGTTTCTGGCCCATTCCAACCAAAACCCTCTTCAGCATGGCGGTCATAATCAGACTCAGCAGCATCCTCACTCTAAATCAAACCAAAGAGGAGGGCGCGAGCATAAAACGGAGACGCAGTGGGGCCCACGGCCTGGAAGCAACAGCATGGGCGGGGGATCCTCCCACGGCAGGAGGGGTAACaatgcaggaggaggaagaggagaggaccCCTCCAGTACTCCATCAGACCACAAACCCTCCAACCAGACAGGAGGCAGCAACCCCAACAAGAGGGCTGGTCCAATCAAGAAGCCTCTGCTGAAGGAAATAAAGAGGGAAGGAGTGGAGGTTGATGGAGGAGACAAACAAGGCAAGGAGAAAGAGCAAGATGGCGGCCAACCCGCCTCCATGAAGCAGGACGCGTCCTCTATGCCCCAGAATGCCTCGACTGCAACAAAAGAGGAGCAGAACCATACAGCTAAAGCCAGGAGTGGAGGGAAAGAACGGGCCtctggaggtggaggagggtcCGGCAGAGGGTCCAAGGAAGTAGACTCATTGTCTTCTGGGTTTCCCTCCAGGAGGGACAGAGACCGCTCCTTCGAAAGAGGCGGAATGCCTGCGAAAGGGGGCAGACCCAGTCGGGGACGAGGAGGAGAGTTCTACCGCGGTGGCCGTGGTTACCGGGGTACGTACACTGCCAGTGCTGGACCAGCTGGCGGCGGTCGTGGTAGGATGGGAGCACGGAGTGGGAGAGACTACCGCTCCTCTACTGGGGGCGGCCACCACCAAGAAGCCAAGGGTGACGGATCTGGTGTTCGGCACGGCCAGGACCGGTCTCAGCATAACCCGGCGAGAGCGAGGAATCGCAGCGAGACCCGCAGCGAGGGCTCAGAGTATGAAGAAATACCCAAGAGGAGGAGGGAGCGAGGTTCGGAAACGGGCAGTGAGAGTGGGGGCAGTGACCTCGGTCACTCTGACAAGGAAGAACACCAGAAACCCAACTCCAAGAACTGTTCAGGGAATGCCGGAGCCACGGGGAATGTCTCTTCAGTGGCACCCAGAGTTTCTCAGGCTCGCGTGTTCACCCCCAGGGGGGTTCCCTCTAGAAGGGGCCGGGGTGGAGGCGGCGGAGGGGGAAACATGTACAGGGGCAGTGGCACCATTGGAGGGCCTGTTGGGGGTCACCGGGTCGGACCTGGCTCAGGTTCTTACGCCGGGTCATCAAAGTCTGCCACTTCAGGCCGGAAACAGCAAGGTccacctctgacctctggacCCAAAGATCTGGGTCGAGGGGGGGGTGCAGGAGAAAAGAAGGACAAGGTGGTAGATGGAGGTCAGAATCAAGGGGTCAACCCGCCTCCGCCATCTTTACCTGCCACGACGCCTCCTGCTGTGGCGTCTGCTGAGAATGGAGGAGTGATCATCCAACAAGCTGCAACCAATCCCGCCCCGAACTCAAACGCCCCCCCACATCCTGCGAACCGGGGCCACCCTCCCGGTGGGTTCGACCGACCCCCAAGGCGACGCCGTCATGGCCGCTCTCAACACCAGCAGGACAAGCCTCCCCGCTTCCGCAGACTGAAGGAGCGAGAGAACGCCGCGCGCATCAACGGCGGTGTCGGCGTCATCGGCGGCGGCAGACCTTCGTCTCCTTCCCTGAATTCGGTTCAGGACAGTAATGGAGGTCCGGCGGTTGCCCCCGTCGCAGGAAACGCCCCGAACCACGGCTCCACTCTgagcaccaacaacaacaacaacagcggcGGGCAGCCcaacaacacaaacaaccaTCACCACTACAACCAGAGCAACGCTGCCCCAGCCCACGCCCAACACCACCACAACCACGGAGCCAAGTCTCCGGACTTCACCAACCAGAACTCGGACCAGGCCAACGAGGAGTGGGAAACCGCCTCCGAGAGCAGCGACTTCACCGAGTTCAGAGACAGGGACGCCGGAGGGGGGAAGTCCTACGTCTcccaccatcaccaccacccGGGTagaggcggcggcggcggtcTGGTGGATCGAGATATGGCCGGTAAAGAGCCTTCTGCGAATAAACGAAGCTTCTCCAGCCAGCGTCCCGGGATGGAGCGACAGAACAGGAGGGTCAGCGCCGGAGGAGGCGGAGGGAGAGGCCCTCGCGGCCCCCCGGGCGGCGGCGGCTCCGGTGCTCCAGCCAACGGAGGTGGCAACCGTGGGGAGAAACGTGGCAACTGGCCATCGCCCAAAAATAGGAAGTGA